A genomic stretch from Pseudomonas sp. MUP55 includes:
- the lon gene encoding endopeptidase La: MSDQQDVPDYDLNDYADPENAETSSNTGLALPGQNLPDKVYIIPIHNRPFFPAQVLPVIVNEEPWAETLELVSKSDHHSLALFFMDTPPEDPRHFDTSALPLYGTLVKVHHASRENGKLQFVAQGLTRVRIKTWLKHHRPPYLVEVEYPHQPSEPTDEVKAYGMALINAIKELLPLNPLYSEELKNYLNRFSPNDPSPLTDFAAALTSATGNELQEVLDCVPMLKRMEKVLPMLRKEVEVARLQKELSAEVNRKIGEHQREFFLKEQLKVIQQELGLTKDDRSADVEQFEQRLEGKVLPAQAQKRIDEELNKLSILETGSPEYAVTRNYLDWATSVPWGVYGEDKLDLKHARKVLDKHHAGLDDIKSRILEFLAVGAYKGEVAGSIVLLVGPPGVGKTSVGKSIAESLGRPFYRFSVGGMRDEAEIKGHRRTYIGALPGKLVQALKDVEVMNPVIMLDEIDKMGQSFQGDPASALLETLDPEQNVEFLDHYLDLRLDLSKVLFVCTANTLDSIPGPLLDRMEVIRLSGYITEEKVAIAKRHLWPKQLEKAGVAKTSLSISDSALRALIDGYAREAGVRQLEKQLGKLVRKAVVKLLDEPDTVIKIGPKDLESSLGMPVFRNEQVLSGTGVITGLAWTSMGGATLPIEATRIHTLNRGFKLTGQLGEVMKESAEIAYSFISSNLKSFGGDPKFFDEAFVHLHVPEGATPKDGPSAGVTMASALLSLARNQPPKKGVAMTGELTLTGHVLPIGGVREKVIAARRQKIHELILPEPNRGSFEELPEYLKEGMTVHFAKRFADVAKVLF; the protein is encoded by the coding sequence ATGAGCGACCAGCAAGACGTCCCCGATTACGACCTGAACGACTACGCCGACCCCGAGAACGCAGAAACCTCGTCCAACACCGGCCTGGCCCTGCCTGGGCAAAACCTGCCGGACAAGGTCTACATCATCCCGATCCACAACCGGCCCTTCTTCCCGGCGCAAGTGCTGCCGGTGATCGTCAATGAAGAACCCTGGGCCGAGACCCTGGAACTGGTGAGCAAGTCCGACCATCACTCCCTCGCGCTGTTCTTCATGGATACACCACCCGAAGACCCGCGCCATTTCGACACCTCGGCCCTGCCGCTGTACGGCACCCTGGTCAAGGTGCACCACGCCAGCCGCGAGAACGGCAAGCTGCAGTTCGTCGCCCAGGGCCTGACCCGCGTGCGCATCAAGACCTGGCTCAAGCACCACCGCCCACCGTACCTGGTGGAGGTCGAATACCCGCACCAGCCAAGCGAGCCGACCGACGAGGTCAAGGCCTACGGCATGGCGCTGATCAATGCGATCAAGGAACTGCTGCCGCTCAACCCGCTGTACAGCGAAGAGTTGAAGAACTACCTCAACCGCTTCAGCCCCAACGACCCGTCACCGCTCACCGACTTCGCCGCCGCGCTGACCTCGGCCACCGGTAACGAGTTGCAGGAAGTGCTGGACTGCGTGCCCATGCTCAAGCGCATGGAAAAAGTGCTGCCGATGCTGCGCAAAGAGGTCGAAGTCGCGCGCCTGCAGAAAGAACTCTCCGCCGAGGTGAACCGCAAGATCGGCGAACATCAGCGCGAGTTCTTCCTCAAGGAACAGCTCAAGGTCATCCAGCAGGAGCTGGGCTTGACCAAGGACGACCGCAGCGCGGATGTCGAACAGTTCGAGCAGCGGCTGGAGGGCAAGGTGCTGCCGGCCCAGGCGCAGAAACGTATCGATGAAGAACTCAACAAGCTGTCGATCCTGGAAACCGGCTCGCCGGAATACGCCGTCACCCGCAATTACCTGGACTGGGCTACCTCCGTTCCGTGGGGCGTGTATGGCGAAGACAAGCTCGACCTGAAACATGCGCGCAAGGTGCTGGATAAACACCACGCGGGCCTGGACGACATCAAGAGCCGCATCCTCGAGTTTCTCGCGGTCGGCGCCTATAAGGGCGAAGTCGCCGGCTCCATCGTGCTGCTGGTGGGCCCGCCGGGCGTGGGCAAGACCAGCGTGGGCAAATCCATCGCCGAATCCCTCGGGCGGCCGTTCTACCGATTCAGTGTCGGCGGCATGCGCGACGAGGCCGAGATCAAGGGCCACCGCCGCACCTACATCGGCGCCCTGCCCGGCAAGCTGGTGCAGGCGCTCAAGGATGTGGAGGTGATGAACCCGGTGATCATGCTCGACGAGATCGACAAGATGGGCCAGAGCTTCCAGGGCGACCCGGCCTCGGCCCTGCTCGAAACCCTCGATCCCGAGCAGAACGTCGAATTCCTCGACCACTACCTGGACCTGCGCCTGGACCTGTCCAAGGTGCTGTTCGTGTGCACCGCCAACACCCTGGACTCGATTCCCGGCCCGTTGCTCGACCGTATGGAAGTGATTCGCCTGTCGGGCTACATCACCGAAGAAAAAGTCGCCATCGCCAAGCGCCACCTGTGGCCCAAGCAGCTGGAAAAAGCCGGCGTGGCGAAAACCAGCCTGAGCATCAGCGATAGCGCCTTGCGCGCGTTGATCGATGGGTATGCACGGGAAGCCGGTGTGCGCCAGTTGGAGAAACAACTGGGCAAACTGGTGCGCAAGGCGGTGGTCAAGCTGCTGGACGAGCCGGATACGGTGATCAAGATCGGCCCCAAGGACCTGGAAAGCTCCCTGGGCATGCCGGTGTTCCGCAATGAACAAGTGCTGTCCGGCACCGGCGTGATTACCGGCCTGGCCTGGACCAGCATGGGCGGCGCGACCTTGCCGATTGAAGCAACGCGTATCCACACGCTCAATCGCGGCTTCAAGCTCACCGGGCAACTGGGTGAAGTGATGAAAGAATCTGCGGAAATCGCCTACAGCTTTATCAGCTCCAACCTGAAGTCGTTTGGCGGTGATCCGAAGTTCTTCGACGAAGCCTTCGTGCACCTGCACGTACCGGAAGGCGCCACGCCGAAAGACGGACCGAGCGCGGGCGTGACCATGGCCAGCGCATTGCTGTCCCTGGCACGCAACCAACCGCCGAAAAAAGGCGTGGCAATGACCGGTGAACTGACACTGACCGGGCATGTACTGCCGATTGGCGGCGTGCGTGAGAAGGTGATTGCGGCGCGGCGCCAGAAGATTCACGAGCTGATCCTGCCGGAGCCCAATCGCGGCAGCTTCGAGGAATTGCCGGAGTACCTCAAGGAAGGGATGACGGTGCACTTTGCCAAGCGCTTTGCGGATGTGGCAAAGGTGCTTTTCTGA